A stretch of Syntrophales bacterium DNA encodes these proteins:
- a CDS encoding ATP-binding protein, translating into MTQKMTQKEIKAIFRETVDRLFEDLPRKDCGLEDISIKKIKAFLAESNTSFKINKRNLVSFLTSLGIYKDGEINNAGVLMFAAKSEQFIRYSEVICGAFKGTNRSYIYDRKDVRDDLLIQLNESMGFIRKQLNVRSEIRGINRYDIYELPLDALREAVVNAIVHRDYSMRGTSIYVAVYDDRVEIENPGGFPAGVTQENFGKTSIRRNLILADLFHRMGKVERMGSGIRKMKNLMKEADLKPPVFEVSTFFRATFYRDPEYALKKVGEKVGEKITK; encoded by the coding sequence GTGACTCAGAAGATGACTCAAAAGGAGATCAAGGCGATCTTCCGGGAAACGGTGGACAGGCTTTTTGAAGACCTTCCGAGAAAAGATTGCGGGCTGGAAGACATCTCGATCAAAAAGATTAAAGCATTCCTTGCAGAATCAAATACTTCCTTCAAAATCAATAAGCGAAACCTTGTTTCTTTCCTTACCAGCCTTGGTATTTATAAAGACGGAGAAATCAATAATGCTGGCGTGTTGATGTTTGCGGCCAAGTCTGAGCAGTTCATCCGTTATTCGGAGGTCATTTGTGGCGCTTTTAAAGGGACAAACCGAAGTTATATCTATGACCGTAAGGATGTACGCGATGATCTTTTGATCCAGCTGAACGAATCGATGGGGTTTATTCGGAAACAGCTTAATGTTCGAAGCGAGATCCGTGGAATTAACCGGTATGACATTTACGAGCTCCCCCTAGACGCTCTTCGCGAGGCAGTGGTCAACGCAATCGTTCACCGGGACTACAGCATGCGGGGGACGAGTATCTACGTCGCGGTTTATGACGACCGCGTCGAGATCGAAAATCCAGGTGGATTTCCCGCAGGAGTCACACAAGAAAATTTCGGAAAAACATCGATCCGGCGAAATCTTATTCTTGCGGACCTATTTCATCGCATGGGGAAGGTGGAGCGCATGGGATCCGGGATCCGGAAGATGAAAAATCTTATGAAAGAGGCGGATTTAAAACCGCCCGTTTTTGAGGTAAGCACCTTCTTCCGAGCGACTTTTTACCGTGACCCTGAATATGCTCTAAAAAAGGTCGGAGAAAAGGTCGGAGAAAAGATCACTAAAA